From the genome of Adhaeribacter pallidiroseus:
ATCAATCCCCAGGAAAAACCACCGAAAGCCCAGCCAAAAATAAACAAAGCGTTAATATACCCACTGATGTCGTTGGCGGCGCTGAGGCTGGCCCCAGCCTGCAAATCCTTAATGACTACGGGCAGATAAACGGCCATCAACGTCGACACCGTGCCGCCCAAGGCACTGCTAATGAAACAAAGGGCGAATAAAAAAGCCCGGTACCGTTGTCCGGTTCGGTCGTGACCGGTAGCAAGTTGGGAAGGTAATACAGTTGGGTGCATAGCCTTATTTTAAAAGATCGTTGAAAATAATAGACACATGGTAAATGGCGCCAATGGCCGGCGAACCGTAGGCCTGGTACACGCGATTATTAAATAAATTGCTGGCTCCCAGCTTTATCGTGGAATTGGCTTTCACCAGCTTTTTGCTGATTTGGGCGTCTACTAAGGAATAAGCTTGAATGCGGCCGGGTTCGTTGCCGTTAAAAGTGCCGTACCAATCAAAGGCACTTTGCCAATGCCAGGCCAGGTTAAAGCCAAAATCGCGGAAAACATTGGAATTGCTTAAAGTAAAGTTGGTACTGTATTCCGGCGTGTTAAATGCGGCAATATTATCGCGGTTGGCATTTTTTAAATTAAAGTCCGACCAGGTAACATTCCCCCCTACGTTGTAGCCTTTGTTCAGCAAATAAGTAAGCGATACCCCGGCACCCTGCGCGGATACTTTATCCGGAGCATTGGTATACAGCTGAAATGCGTGGATCTTGCCACCCGGAATATCGGAAGCAGCAGCAAAATTAATTTTACCATCGGGGCCGTACACGTTATTCTGGGGTTGAATGACTACCGTATTCAATATAAAATCGGTGTAAGAACTGTAATAGTAATTAAGGTCTACTAACAGTTTGCTCGCCAGGTAACTTTTGTAACCTACCTCAAACGCTTTTTGCTGCTCCGGTTTTATGTAGGCTACGTTCGACTTTTGCAATAAATTCAGGTTTTCGGCTACAGCCTGCGGAAAAGGTTTGCCACCCGCCACCGCTGCTCCAAAAGCTCCTCCAAAAGCACCTACCGACGTGGCCGTAAAAGAATTTTCGTACACGTTTAAGCCCCGGCTGTTTTTCGGTGCTCCCCCCAGAATGGTAATCGGCCCGACGTTTAAATTAATAAACTGATCTACGGGAGTAGGATTGCGGAAACCGGTTTGGAACGAGGCCCGGAAATAATGCGCCTTGTTGATGGCGTAAACGCCCGAGAAACGCGGGGTAAAATTACCATCAAAATTTTCGTTTTTATCGTAGCGCAGCGAGGCGGTTAGTTTTAACTTATCGTCGAACAACTTTTTGGAGGCCTGCACAAAACTGCCGTATTCTTTAATGGTAATTTTTTGATTTTTATCGTCGAACAAACTGCCGTTGGTAAACATATCGTAGTACCGGAAACTTCCCCCGGCCAGCAACTCTATAACCTTGGTAAAACGCGAAAAATCGTACTGTCCTTCGGTGTGGTAAAATTTACTGTTGCTAAACACGCCGGCGCCGCTTAAACCATAATTGTGAATCGAAGCCTCTTTAGCCTGATCAAAGGAATTAGTACCGGGTAAAAACCGGCCCTGATCAGCAAAGGTCCGCGCCGCCGCGTGGTTGCTGGCCGTTACGCCGGTGGCGTTACCATTAAACGCGTGGGCGTACCGGGTAAACCACATATTATCAGCTTCTGAAGGGGAAACCGGCTGGCCATCCAGGTTCTGCACCCAATCGCGGTTAATAAACTGGGCCAGCGACCGCGTATTGTAAGAATCGTGGGAGTTCTCGGATACCGCGTAGCTGCGCAGAAAGAAATTGCTGCCTTTTAACTCGGCGCGGTGCG
Proteins encoded in this window:
- a CDS encoding TonB-dependent receptor: MKAILLLLFSFFSLTVFAQETQLSGTITDAATKEPLRGVSITVKDNLIGTITNREGLFKLTVPKLKLPFNLVVSSVGFERQEIAVTTTGQEVSIALQPQTVQLNEMVFAARRVNEGILESPVSIEKMTTQAIQENPSFTFYDGLQHLKGIDAVTSSITYKQINTRGFNDTGNSRFLQLIDGVDNQTPGLNFSVGNQFGASDIDVESVEIIPGAASALYGPVAFNGVLSMHTKDPFTYQGLTVQAKTGINHIAENGVQPKGLYDFAARYAKAFNNRLAFKINASYLSGVDWYANNFTDVSSQTAAAQRGPNNPGRDALNIYGDEVSKPLPGIGLVSRTGYEEKDLMNYNVYSLKLNGAIHYRISNNLEAIYQYNFGRGTASYTGSSRYDLNNFVLQTHRAELKGSNFFLRSYAVSENSHDSYNTRSLAQFINRDWVQNLDGQPVSPSEADNMWFTRYAHAFNGNATGVTASNHAAARTFADQGRFLPGTNSFDQAKEASIHNYGLSGAGVFSNSKFYHTEGQYDFSRFTKVIELLAGGSFRYYDMFTNGSLFDDKNQKITIKEYGSFVQASKKLFDDKLKLTASLRYDKNENFDGNFTPRFSGVYAINKAHYFRASFQTGFRNPTPVDQFINLNVGPITILGGAPKNSRGLNVYENSFTATSVGAFGGAFGAAVAGGKPFPQAVAENLNLLQKSNVAYIKPEQQKAFEVGYKSYLASKLLVDLNYYYSSYTDFILNTVVIQPQNNVYGPDGKINFAAASDIPGGKIHAFQLYTNAPDKVSAQGAGVSLTYLLNKGYNVGGNVTWSDFNLKNANRDNIAAFNTPEYSTNFTLSNSNVFRDFGFNLAWHWQSAFDWYGTFNGNEPGRIQAYSLVDAQISKKLVKANSTIKLGASNLFNNRVYQAYGSPAIGAIYHVSIIFNDLLK